In one Solanum dulcamara chromosome 1, daSolDulc1.2, whole genome shotgun sequence genomic region, the following are encoded:
- the LOC129894426 gene encoding triacylglycerol lipase OBL1-like, whose translation FYFYIYIEKFIAQEQVFMATNNVTFLIVKPENGGIWDLVCLLLGGVRGEMNAKFLEYSYADGDGGGGGGGGEEVDDHIWVIFVSIVVRKILKVFKKPMEWSGNFFEFFINLFSLNDNFFGLLHNILHGKLVIPQRGTETFISIIGHIDGRINLLYDTEILTKEISGLDKNVQLGMGHIALMDLCIMSSKLAYENENVIKDVVNHHWKMHFVDFYNCWNDYQKESSTQVFILSDKPKDANLILISFRGTEPFDADDWITDFDYSWYEIPKLGKVHMGFLEALGLGNRENVSTFHEQLFVVDVTIAHPQRRTAYYTVRSKLKSMLKEHENARFVVTGHSLGGALAILFPTMLVIHEETDVMKRLLGVYTYGQPRIGNRQLRRFMEEHLEHPVPKYFRVVYSNDLVPRLPYDDKTFLYKHFGICMYYSSLYVEQEVHEEPNRNFFGLRFVLPVYLNAGWEFIRSFIMCYIYGPEYKESWESVLFRMMGLFLPGISAHSPVNYVNSVRLGREKNVDQDFILLERLD comes from the exons ttttatttttatatatatatagaaaaattcaTAGCGCAGGAACAAGTTTTC ATGGCGACAAATAACGTAACGTTCTTGATTGTGAAACCGGAAAATGGAGGAATATGGGACCTCGTATGCCTCCTCCTTGGAGGCGTACGAGGAGAGATGAATGCTAAGTTTCTCGAATATTCTTATGCTGACggagatggtggtggtggtggtggcggTGGAGAAGAAGTGGATGATCATATATGGGTGATATTTGTGTCCATTGTAGTGAGGAAAATACTGAAGGTGTTTAAGAAACCAATGGAATGGAGTGGCAACTTCTTTGAGTTTTTCATCAACCTCTTCTCTCTTAATGACAACTTTTTTGGCTTACTCCACAATATCTTGCATg GAAAGCTGGTGATACCACAGAGAGGCACTGAAACTTTCATAAGTATTATTGGCCATATAGATGGGAGAATTAACTTATTATACGACACTGAAATATTAACCAAGGAAATCTCTGGACTTGATAAAAATGTACAACTGGGAATGGGACATATAGCTCTTATGGACTTATGTATCATGTCTTCAAAGTTGGCCTATGAGAACGAAAACGTCATTAAGGACGTTGTTAATCATCACTGGaag ATGCATTTTGTGGATTTTTACAACTGCTGGAATG ATTACCAGAAAGAGAGTTCGACTCAAGTTTTCATACTAAGCGATAAACCAAAAGATGCAAACTTGattttgatcagcttcaggggtACAGAGCCATTTGATGCTGATGATTGGATAACTGATTTCGACTACTCTTGGTATGAGATTCCTAAATTAGGAAAAGTACATATGGGATTTCTAGAGGCGTTAGGATTAGGAAACAGAGAAAACGTTTCCACGTTTCATGAACAACTCTTCGTTGTTGATGTAACTATTGCTCATCCACAGAGGAGGACAGCTTACTACACTGTTAGAAGCAAACTCAAAAGTATGCTAAAGGAGCACGAGAATGCAAGGTTTGTCGTTACAGGACATAGCTTAGGAGGAGCGTTGGCTATACTATTTCCAACGATGCTAGTTATACATGAGGAAACAGATGTCATGAAAAGATTATTAGGTGTATACACATATGGGCAACCTAGGATTGGGAATAGGCAGTTAAGGAGGTTCATGGAAGAACATTTGGAACATCCAGTGCCTAAGTACTTCAGAGTTGTTTATAGCAATGATCTTGTTCCGAGGTTACCTTATGATGATAAAACATTCCTGTATAAGCATTTTGGTATTTGTATGTACTACAGCAGCTTATACGTTGAGCAGGAAGTACACGAAGAACCAAACAGGAACTTTTTTGGTCTACGATTCGTGTTACCAGTATATCTGAATGCTGGTTGGGAGTTTATCAGAAGCTTCATTATGTGTTACATATATGGACCTGAGTATAAAGAGAGTTGGGAATCAGTACTTTTTCGGATGATGGGGCTGTTTCTTCCGGGAATTTCTGCTCACAGCCCGGTTAATTATGTTAACTCTGTAAGACTTGGAAGGGAGAAGAATGTTGATCAGGATTTCATCCTTTTGGAAAGGCTAGATTGA
- the LOC129872274 gene encoding uncharacterized protein C630.12 isoform X2: MDRTSLRLSLKSFALEAAQFYTDLYMRRAFLSSILPSKPDVILFLGDYFDGGPFLSDEEWQESWSRFKHIFDIDMLEQTTNIKLYYLAGNHDIGYAAFHSHMPEVIKRYEKAFGARYYQFTAGKVDFIAIDALTLDGHPQNDVTSATWDFVKNVSKHSSSNPRVLLTHIPLYRPDQTACGPYRSSSIINQRINRAAQDNEILYQNYITENGTNDLLDSIKPALILSGHDHDQCTVIHKSKYGSVKEHTLGTISWQQGNLFPSYMLLSASNLVLLDGSKPENAISTKVCFLPVQTYIYIWYLLLFVMTLLFAVLWPTNGVLFLHYLGGFLSNVRSLISSSFSGDGKKLKSEDEIYEYEEIWDAEGSMHLIKKSFKVSSTCSSESASVERGNAVMRSVARKQETDASNPSDVTLHIGSDAAVKALPRTNKSKTKMVIRRLVRTLSIISIVAAFNIPLYMMLLFKDWIDK; the protein is encoded by the exons ATGGATAGAACCTCTCTTCGTCTTTCCCTGAAATCCTTTGCACTTGAAGCTGCTCAGTTCTATACAGATTTGTACATGCGCAGGGCATTCTTATCATCTATTTTACCTTCCAAACCAGATGTAATTCTGTTCCTAGGTGATTATTTCGACGGTGGACCTTTTCTATCCGATGAAGA atggCAGGAATCCTGGAGCCGGTTTAAGCATATATTTGACATTGACATGCTTGAGCAAACTACAAACATAAAGCTGTACTACCTTGCTGGAAACCATGATATAGGGTATGCAGCTTTTCACTCGCATATGCCAGAG GTTATCAAACGCTATGAGAAAGCATTTGGTGCAAGGTACTATCAATTTACGGCTGGGAAAGTAGATTTCATCGCCATCGATGCACTAACCTTAGATG GGCATCCCCAAAACGATGTAACCTCTGCCACATGGGATTTTGTCAAAAATGTCTCTAAGC ATTCATCTTCAAATCCAAGGGTCCTATTGACTCATATTCCATTGTATCGACCAGATCAAACTGCGTGCGGTCCATACCGCTCATCATCAATTATTAATCAG AGAATCAACCGTGCTGCTCAGGATAATGAAATATT ATATCAAAACTATATTACTGAAAACGGAACAAATGACCTGCTTGACTCGATCAAACCT GCACTTATTCTCTCTGGGCATGACCATGATCAGTGTACAGTGATCCACAAGTCCAAATATGGTTCCGTAAAAGAG CATACTCTAGGGACTATAAGCTGGCAGCAGGGAAATTTGTTTCCATCTTACATGCTATTATCTGCaagtaatcttgtcttactggACGGATCAAAGCCAGAGAATGCAATTTCCACCAAAGTGTGCTTTCTCCCTGTGCAGACTTACATTTATATATG GTATCTTTTGCTGTTTGTCATGACCCTTCTTTTTGCCGTCCTTTGGCCCACGAATGGGGTGCTCTTTCTGCACTATCTTGGTGGATTTCTGAGCAATGTAAGAAGTCTAATTAGTTCTAGCTTTTCGGGAGATGGGAAAAAACTGAAAAGCGAAGATGAGATATATGAATATGAGGAGATCTGGGACGCAGAAGGATCGATGCACCTCATAAAGAAATCCTTTAAAGTGTCTTCTACATGCTCAAGCGAGAGCGCTTCAGTAGAACG GGGCAATGCCGTCATGCGATCAGTTGCCAGAAAACAAGAAACGGATGCCTCAAATCCCTCTGATGTGACTTTACATATAGGATCAGATGCCGCAGTAAAAGCACTGCCTCGGACAAACAAATCAAAGACAAAGATGGTAATTAGGAGATTGGTGAGGACATTGAGTATAATTTCTATCGTTGCAGCTTTTAACATCCCTCTATATATGATGCTTCTTTTCAAAGATTGGATTGATAAATGA
- the LOC129872274 gene encoding uncharacterized protein C630.12 isoform X1 yields MMLKLAVCLSLIWALTLLYGEMFSFWIPFLSCSWPHPPSSKTDGVDHQHDYVKIAVLTDPQLMDRTSLRLSLKSFALEAAQFYTDLYMRRAFLSSILPSKPDVILFLGDYFDGGPFLSDEEWQESWSRFKHIFDIDMLEQTTNIKLYYLAGNHDIGYAAFHSHMPEVIKRYEKAFGARYYQFTAGKVDFIAIDALTLDGHPQNDVTSATWDFVKNVSKHSSSNPRVLLTHIPLYRPDQTACGPYRSSSIINQRINRAAQDNEILYQNYITENGTNDLLDSIKPALILSGHDHDQCTVIHKSKYGSVKEHTLGTISWQQGNLFPSYMLLSASNLVLLDGSKPENAISTKVCFLPVQTYIYIWYLLLFVMTLLFAVLWPTNGVLFLHYLGGFLSNVRSLISSSFSGDGKKLKSEDEIYEYEEIWDAEGSMHLIKKSFKVSSTCSSESASVERGNAVMRSVARKQETDASNPSDVTLHIGSDAAVKALPRTNKSKTKMVIRRLVRTLSIISIVAAFNIPLYMMLLFKDWIDK; encoded by the exons ATGATGTTGAAGTTAGCAGTTTGCTTAAGCCTAATTTGGGCATTGACTCTTCTCTATGGAGAGATGTTCTCATTTTGGATCCCCTTTCTCTCCTGTTCTTGGCCTCATCCTCCTTCTTCCAAG ACAGATGGAGTAGATCATCAGCATGACTATGTGAAAATTGCTGTTCTGACTGATCCTCAG CTCATGGATAGAACCTCTCTTCGTCTTTCCCTGAAATCCTTTGCACTTGAAGCTGCTCAGTTCTATACAGATTTGTACATGCGCAGGGCATTCTTATCATCTATTTTACCTTCCAAACCAGATGTAATTCTGTTCCTAGGTGATTATTTCGACGGTGGACCTTTTCTATCCGATGAAGA atggCAGGAATCCTGGAGCCGGTTTAAGCATATATTTGACATTGACATGCTTGAGCAAACTACAAACATAAAGCTGTACTACCTTGCTGGAAACCATGATATAGGGTATGCAGCTTTTCACTCGCATATGCCAGAG GTTATCAAACGCTATGAGAAAGCATTTGGTGCAAGGTACTATCAATTTACGGCTGGGAAAGTAGATTTCATCGCCATCGATGCACTAACCTTAGATG GGCATCCCCAAAACGATGTAACCTCTGCCACATGGGATTTTGTCAAAAATGTCTCTAAGC ATTCATCTTCAAATCCAAGGGTCCTATTGACTCATATTCCATTGTATCGACCAGATCAAACTGCGTGCGGTCCATACCGCTCATCATCAATTATTAATCAG AGAATCAACCGTGCTGCTCAGGATAATGAAATATT ATATCAAAACTATATTACTGAAAACGGAACAAATGACCTGCTTGACTCGATCAAACCT GCACTTATTCTCTCTGGGCATGACCATGATCAGTGTACAGTGATCCACAAGTCCAAATATGGTTCCGTAAAAGAG CATACTCTAGGGACTATAAGCTGGCAGCAGGGAAATTTGTTTCCATCTTACATGCTATTATCTGCaagtaatcttgtcttactggACGGATCAAAGCCAGAGAATGCAATTTCCACCAAAGTGTGCTTTCTCCCTGTGCAGACTTACATTTATATATG GTATCTTTTGCTGTTTGTCATGACCCTTCTTTTTGCCGTCCTTTGGCCCACGAATGGGGTGCTCTTTCTGCACTATCTTGGTGGATTTCTGAGCAATGTAAGAAGTCTAATTAGTTCTAGCTTTTCGGGAGATGGGAAAAAACTGAAAAGCGAAGATGAGATATATGAATATGAGGAGATCTGGGACGCAGAAGGATCGATGCACCTCATAAAGAAATCCTTTAAAGTGTCTTCTACATGCTCAAGCGAGAGCGCTTCAGTAGAACG GGGCAATGCCGTCATGCGATCAGTTGCCAGAAAACAAGAAACGGATGCCTCAAATCCCTCTGATGTGACTTTACATATAGGATCAGATGCCGCAGTAAAAGCACTGCCTCGGACAAACAAATCAAAGACAAAGATGGTAATTAGGAGATTGGTGAGGACATTGAGTATAATTTCTATCGTTGCAGCTTTTAACATCCCTCTATATATGATGCTTCTTTTCAAAGATTGGATTGATAAATGA
- the LOC129872206 gene encoding RING-H2 finger protein ATL3-like, producing the protein MDKLDESGVLSLIGKIMVGVILFMSLVVVFIFSLHVYTKWFLNRRREDTGGDSDGGGRRRKVNAKGLDPLILETIPKLAFDGNEFKDRTLECTICLCEFSEGEKMRFLPKCNHGFHVNCIDMWFQSHSTCPLCRNTISMSEELSLETVEEGWVLASGSVSTELPIFPTNVLFWGNETQVSTLCNPCLDSTASTSNRSHGMLVIDIPREINEQEESKYVMPERLRRLMRLLSGDKRVFNSSSSQNVDIEQGSRSPS; encoded by the coding sequence ATGGATAAATTAGATGAGTCAGGTGTGTTATCTCTCATAGGAAAGATTATGGTAGGTGTAATTTTATTTATGTCATTAGTGGTGGTTTTTATATTCTCACTTCATGTTTATACTAAATGGTTCTTGAATCGCCGGCGGGAAGATACCGGCGGCGATTCTGACGGCGGTGGTAGACGGAGAAAAGTTAATGCTAAGGGACTTGACCCTTTAATTCTTGAAACAATTCCTAAACTTGCATTTGATGGTAATGAATTCAAAGATAggacattggaatgtactattTGTCTTTGTGAGTTTTCTGAAGGTGAAAAGATGAGATTTTTACCAAAATGTAATCATGGGTTTCATGTTAATTGTATTGATATGTGGTTTCAATCTCATTCCACTTGTCCTCTTTGTCGTAACACGATTTCAATGTCTGAGGAATTGTCATTGGAGACAGTGGAAGAGGGTTGGGTTTTGGCTTCAGGTTCAGTTTCAACAGAGTTGCCTATTTTCCCAACCAATGTGTTATTCTGGGGTAATGAGACTCAAGTTAGCACCTTGTGTAATCCTTGTTTGGACTCGACAGCTTCAACGAGTAATCGATCACATGGAATGTTGGTGATCGATATTCCAAGGGAGATTAATGAACAAGAAGAATCGAAATATGTAATGCCTGAAAGATTGAGACGTTTGATGAGGCTTTTGAGCGGGGATAAAAGGGTATTTAATTCTTCTAGTTCGCAAAATGTAGATATAGAACAAGGTAGTAGAAGCCCGAGTTAA
- the LOC129872041 gene encoding protein STRUBBELIG-RECEPTOR FAMILY 7-like produces MNLLLLEVVLLLAILANFSSFGNGDTDPSDASVLRVLYTTLNSPGQLAKWNANGGDPCGESWTGITCSGSKVTEIKMSGLGLSGSLGSQLDSLKSVTNFDISNNNMGSQLPYQLPPNVQRLNLAAGGFSGGLPYSISQMTSLQYLNVSHNQIQGSVIVSFDLLSALNTLDISFNSMTGSLPQSFQSLTSMNKMYLQNNQFTGTIDVLANLPLGNLNVENNQFTGWIPDQLKGIVQSNGNSWISGPAPPPPPGTPPANNPNGDHKSRGNNSSSGSGKSGIGGGGIAGIVISILVVGAIVAFFVIKKRSRRLSTDIEKLDKQPLAPLTSQKVEELKPYQTSSTVSMSTFETPTVVTLRPPSMSTFETPTVVTLRPPPIDRLKSFDEVDISPKPIVPPKKINTAQIRATQFSIADLQIATDSFNVENLIGEGSTGRVYCAQFDDGKVLAVKKINSSAIQNHEDFLNIVSEISQLHHPNIIELVGYCSEHGQYLLVNEFHKNGSLHDFLHLSDEDSKPLAWNSRVKIALGAARALEYLHEVHSPSLVHKNIKSTNILLDLELNPHLSDSGLASLINDADQALNHNTGSGYGAPEVAMYGQCTIKSDVYSFGVVMLELLTGRRPFDSERPRSEQSLVRWATPQLHDIDALAKMVDPALKGLYPVKSISRFADVIALCVQPEPEFRPPMSEVVEALVRLVQRANMSKRTYSIDRGSRGETDAQDNQP; encoded by the exons ATGAACTTGTTGCTACTGGAGGTAGTACTGTTGTTGGCCATTTTGGCAAATTTTTCTAGCTTTGGTAATGGCGATACAGATCCATCTGATG CATCTGTTCTGAGAGTCCTGTATACCACCCTAAACTCACCAGGGCAGCTGGCAAAATGGAATGCCAATGGCGGTGATCCTTGTGGAGAGTCCTGGACAGGCATTACCTGCTCGGGCAGTAAAGTTACTGAAAT CAAGATGTCAGGTCTTGGGCTCTCAGGTTCATTGGGGTCCCAGCTAGATAGTCTAAAATCTGTGACCAATTT TGACATAAGCAATAACAATATGGGGAGCCAGTTACCTTACCAGCTTCCTCCAAATGTACAAAGATT AAACCTCGCTGCTGGTGGTTTTAGTGGTGGCCTCCCATATTCAATTTCACAGATGACCTCTCTCCAGTACTT AAATGTCAGTCACAATCAAATTCAAGGATCTGTGATTGTCTCGTTTGACTTGCTCTCTGCGCTCAACACATT GGAtatctctttcaattctatgACGGGTAGTCTCCCTCAAAGCTTCCAGTCACTAACTAGTATGAACAAAAT GTATTTACAGAACAATCAGTTTACTGGAACTATTGACGTCCTGGCCAATCTTCCCCTTGGAAATCT GAATGTTGAAAACAACCAATTTACTGGCTGGATTCCAGATCAGCTGAAAGGGATAGTGCA ATCAAATGGTAATTCGTGGATCTCAGGACCTGCACCCCCGCCTCCACCTGGCACACCTCCTGCAAACAATCCCAATGGAGATCACAAATCCAGAGGGAACAACAGCAGTTCGGGCAGTGGGAAATCAGGTATCGGGGGTGGAGGTATTGCAGGAATAGTGATATCTATTCTTGTTGTTGGAGCAATAGTAGCATTCTTTGTTATCAAGAAAAGATCAAGAAGGTTGTCCACAGATATAGAAAAACTTGATAAGCAGCCACTTGCTCCTCTTACTTCACAAAAAGTAGAAG AGTTGAAACCTTATCAAACCTCCTCCACAGTAAGCATGAGCACATTTGAAACTCCCACTGTTGTAACTCTAAGACCTCCAAGCATGAGCACATTTGAAACTCCCACTGTTGTAACTCTAAGACCTCCACCTATTGATCGCCTTAAGTCCTTTGACGAGGTTGACATATCACCGAAACCCATTGTTCCGCCCAAGAAAATTAATACAGCTCAAATCAGGGCTACACAGTTTTCAATTGCAGACCTACAGATTGCTACTGATAGCTTCAATGTTGAAAACCTTATTGGCGAGGGATCAACTGGGCGTGTTTATTGTGCTCAGTTTGATGATGGCAAA GTTCTTGCTGTCAAGAAAATTAATTCGTCTGCCATCCAAAATCATGAAGATTTTCTCAATATAGTTTCTGAGATATCCCAGCTGCATCATCCAAATATAATTGAGCTGGTTGGTTATTGTTCAGAGCATGGACAATACTTGCTAGTTAATGAATTCCATAAAAATGGTTCTCTGCATGATTTCCTGCATCTGTCCGATGAAGATAGCAAGCCATTAGCATGGAATAGCCGAGTCAAGATTGCACTTGGTGCAGCACGAGCACTAGA GTATCTGCATGAAGTTCATTCACCATCATTGGTTCATAAAAACATTAAATCGACAAATATTTTACTTGACCTGGAACTCAATCCTCATCTATCAGACTCTGGATTAGCAAGCCTTATTAATGATGCAGATCAG GCACTAAACCATAATACAGGGTCTGGATATGGTGCACCTGAGGTAGCTATGTATGGGCAATGCACCATAAAAAGTGATGTCTACAGCTTTGGAGTTGTTATGTTAGAACTTCTTACTGGACGGAGACCTTTTGATAG TGAGAGACCAAGATCCGAACAATCTTTAGTTAGATGGGCAACACCTCAACTCCATGATATTGATGCTTTGGCTAAGATGGTTGATCCAGCACTCAAAGGGCTCTATCCTGTTAAATCTATTTCCCGCTTTGCTGATGTAATTGCTCTCTGTGTCCAG CCTGAGCCTGAGTTCCGGCCACCTATGTCAGAAGTGGTTGAGGCCTTAGTTCGGCTAGTTCAACGAGCAAATATGAGCAAGAGGACATATAGTATTGATCGGGGTTCAAGAGGTGAAACAGATGCTCAAGACAACCAACCTTAG